One Faecalispora anaeroviscerum genomic window carries:
- a CDS encoding nitronate monooxygenase encodes MRLNNWLGIEFPFIQGGMANIATGEFAAAVSNAGGLGLIGAGGMNLDSFRENIRICKGKTDKPFGVNIMLMHPQAKEMAELAAEEKIPVITTGAGNPSAYISMWKDAGAKVIPVVPGVALAKRVADYGADAVIAEGTESGGHVGELTTMALVPQVADAVNLPVIAAGGIASGRQLLAAFALGAIGVQLGTCLLVSEECPVHPNYKAAILKAKDNGTTVTGRSAGVPVRLLKNKMSREYLKKEIAGADKMELEHYTLGSLRRAVFDGDVDNGSLMAGQVAGQLHEIKPLRQIFEELYQGYLDTLTKLEQER; translated from the coding sequence ATGAGACTCAACAACTGGCTCGGAATTGAATTTCCGTTTATACAGGGTGGCATGGCCAACATCGCCACCGGTGAATTTGCCGCTGCGGTTTCGAACGCTGGCGGACTTGGCTTGATCGGAGCTGGCGGCATGAATCTGGATTCCTTTCGGGAAAATATCCGGATCTGCAAAGGAAAAACCGATAAGCCCTTTGGGGTGAACATCATGCTGATGCACCCGCAGGCCAAAGAAATGGCGGAGTTGGCGGCGGAAGAAAAAATCCCCGTCATTACAACCGGCGCGGGCAATCCCAGTGCCTACATTTCCATGTGGAAGGACGCCGGTGCCAAGGTCATCCCCGTCGTGCCCGGTGTGGCTCTGGCCAAGCGGGTAGCAGACTACGGTGCCGATGCCGTCATCGCGGAGGGAACCGAGAGCGGCGGTCACGTTGGTGAACTGACCACCATGGCGCTGGTGCCGCAGGTAGCGGATGCCGTGAATCTGCCCGTGATCGCTGCGGGAGGCATCGCCAGCGGGCGTCAGCTTCTGGCCGCATTCGCGCTGGGAGCTATCGGCGTACAGCTTGGCACCTGCCTGCTTGTCAGTGAGGAATGCCCCGTCCACCCTAATTACAAGGCGGCGATTCTCAAGGCCAAGGATAACGGCACCACTGTTACCGGCCGTTCGGCAGGCGTTCCGGTTCGCCTGCTCAAAAATAAAATGTCCCGCGAATACCTGAAAAAGGAGATTGCGGGAGCGGATAAGATGGAGCTGGAGCACTATACGCTCGGTTCTCTGCGCCGTGCCGTGTTTGACGGCGATGTGGACAACGGTTCCCTGATGGCCGGCCAGGTTGCGGGGCAGCTGCACGAAATCAAGCCCCTACGCCAAATCTTTGAAGAGCTTTACCAGGGGTATCTCGATACCCTTACAAAGCTGGAACAGGAGCGCTAA
- the fabD gene encoding ACP S-malonyltransferase: MKLAFLYAGQGNQHVGMGMDLYEQFPAFRRFYDTDAAGFNIKELIQNGPEEELNQTRNTQPCMVAFCSGITTLLEQEGIVPEMAAGLSLGEYSALTAAGVFDPDTAIALTAFRGKVMETAVGDLPCGMAAVMNLERDALQKVCREASALGVVEIANYNCPGQMVIAGEKAAVEKASELALAAGARRCIPLHLPGPFHSSLMHPAGDALAGYFQNIHFGGMKYPIIFNVTAKPLQTGESIPTLMERQVQSSTYFEDSIRYMEQAGIDTAVEIGPGKVLAGFVRKTTKNMKTYSVEDAESLRATIDALKGAAQ, from the coding sequence ATGAAATTGGCTTTTTTATATGCGGGTCAAGGGAATCAGCACGTTGGAATGGGAATGGATTTATATGAACAATTCCCGGCGTTCCGTCGCTTTTATGATACTGACGCCGCCGGTTTTAACATTAAGGAGCTGATACAGAACGGCCCGGAGGAAGAACTAAACCAAACACGCAATACTCAGCCGTGCATGGTAGCTTTTTGCTCCGGCATCACTACTCTGCTTGAACAGGAAGGCATTGTACCTGAAATGGCGGCCGGCCTAAGCCTTGGGGAATACTCCGCTCTCACGGCAGCCGGTGTGTTTGACCCCGACACCGCAATTGCTCTCACAGCGTTCCGCGGCAAAGTGATGGAAACTGCCGTGGGCGACCTGCCCTGCGGCATGGCTGCAGTCATGAATCTGGAACGCGATGCGCTGCAAAAAGTGTGCCGTGAGGCGTCTGCTCTGGGCGTAGTAGAGATCGCAAACTACAACTGCCCGGGTCAGATGGTGATTGCCGGTGAAAAAGCGGCGGTGGAAAAGGCAAGCGAGCTGGCGCTCGCGGCCGGAGCCAGACGGTGCATTCCACTTCACCTGCCCGGCCCGTTCCACAGCTCGCTGATGCACCCCGCCGGGGATGCGCTGGCCGGTTACTTTCAAAACATCCATTTTGGCGGCATGAAATATCCCATTATCTTTAATGTGACTGCAAAGCCCTTGCAGACAGGGGAAAGCATTCCCACCCTGATGGAGCGTCAGGTGCAGAGCAGCACCTACTTTGAGGATTCTATTCGCTACATGGAGCAGGCCGGAATCGATACTGCCGTTGAAATTGGCCCCGGCAAGGTCTTGGCCGGTTTTGTACGCAAAACAACCAAGAATATGAAAACGTACTCGGTAGAAGACGCAGAAAGCCTACGCGCCACAATTGACGCACTGAAAGGAGCCGCACAATGA
- the fabG gene encoding 3-oxoacyl-[acyl-carrier-protein] reductase has translation MSQIVRTAVVTGGSRGIGRAVCKRLASEGKNLVINYAGNRQAAEETAAECRELGAEVILVQADVSSVAGCEEIFSKAQEAFQTVDILVNNAGITRDGLILRMSEESFDEVINTNLKGAFLCMKLASRIMMKQRWGRIINMSSVAGVRGNAGQINYSASKAGLIGMTKSLAKELAGRSVTVNAVAPGLIETDMTGVLPDAVKEQLVQGIPMSRAGKPEEIAAAVAFFASEEAGYITGQVLCVDGGMAV, from the coding sequence ATGAGCCAGATTGTCAGAACCGCAGTCGTCACCGGGGGCAGCCGCGGAATTGGCCGCGCCGTTTGCAAGCGCCTCGCCTCCGAGGGCAAAAACCTTGTGATAAACTATGCGGGAAACCGCCAAGCCGCTGAAGAAACCGCCGCCGAATGCCGCGAACTCGGCGCAGAGGTGATTTTAGTACAGGCAGATGTTTCCAGCGTTGCAGGATGTGAAGAAATCTTTTCCAAAGCACAGGAAGCCTTTCAAACCGTAGATATTCTCGTTAACAACGCTGGCATCACCCGCGACGGGCTGATCCTGCGCATGAGCGAGGAAAGCTTTGACGAAGTAATCAACACCAATCTTAAGGGTGCATTCCTGTGCATGAAGCTTGCTTCGCGTATTATGATGAAGCAGCGTTGGGGGCGGATCATCAATATGAGCAGCGTCGCGGGCGTGCGCGGAAATGCCGGGCAGATCAACTATTCCGCCAGCAAGGCCGGGCTAATTGGCATGACGAAATCATTGGCTAAGGAGCTGGCCGGACGCAGCGTGACGGTAAACGCCGTCGCCCCCGGTTTGATTGAAACCGATATGACCGGCGTTCTGCCGGATGCGGTAAAGGAGCAGCTGGTGCAGGGAATCCCCATGTCGCGTGCCGGCAAGCCCGAAGAAATTGCCGCGGCCGTTGCCTTTTTTGCAAGCGAAGAAGCCGGGTACATCACCGGACAGGTGCTTTGCGTAGATGGTGGAATGGCCGTTTAA
- a CDS encoding NAD(P)H-dependent flavin oxidoreductase: MVLVKERPLLLPIIQGGMGIGVSLGNLAGHVAKYGAMGVISAANPGFSAPDFWKNSLQCNLTALKEQIQKAKQIAQGSGWVAINAMVATTHYEETIQAAVEAGADAVISGAGLPSDLPAYVKGSQTAIAPIVSSARAAHTICRLWDKRHKVCPDFIVIEGPMAGGHLGFHAEELENGTAQTPEQILPEVLAEIAPYEEKYQKQIPVFVAGGVYTAEDITRFLKLGAAGVQIGTRFIATEECDASERYKEILVDATKEDICLIKSPVGMPGRALNSPLIQRLRRELRIPVEKCTDCLHPCNPATTPYCITKALSEAVRGNWEEGLFFCGSNAWRLDRILPVQKLLEELKQGWREFQ, translated from the coding sequence ATGGTTCTGGTCAAGGAACGGCCTTTGCTGCTGCCCATCATTCAGGGAGGCATGGGGATCGGCGTTTCTCTGGGTAATTTGGCAGGCCACGTGGCAAAGTATGGCGCGATGGGCGTCATCAGTGCCGCCAACCCCGGATTCTCGGCGCCGGATTTTTGGAAAAATTCTCTGCAGTGCAATCTTACCGCTTTAAAGGAGCAGATCCAAAAAGCAAAGCAGATTGCGCAGGGCAGCGGATGGGTGGCCATCAACGCTATGGTGGCTACCACCCACTATGAAGAAACCATTCAGGCCGCTGTGGAAGCGGGTGCAGACGCGGTGATTTCCGGTGCGGGTCTCCCCTCGGATTTGCCTGCCTACGTCAAAGGCAGCCAAACGGCGATTGCTCCCATCGTTTCCAGCGCAAGGGCCGCACACACCATCTGTCGCCTATGGGATAAACGGCACAAGGTCTGCCCCGACTTCATTGTGATTGAAGGGCCGATGGCTGGAGGGCACCTTGGCTTCCACGCGGAAGAACTGGAAAACGGTACCGCCCAAACTCCAGAGCAAATTCTGCCGGAGGTTCTCGCGGAAATCGCACCGTATGAGGAAAAATATCAAAAACAAATCCCGGTATTTGTAGCCGGTGGCGTTTATACCGCAGAGGACATTACCCGGTTTTTAAAGCTGGGCGCTGCGGGAGTGCAGATTGGAACCCGTTTTATTGCCACTGAGGAATGCGATGCTTCAGAGCGCTACAAAGAAATATTGGTGGACGCGACAAAAGAGGATATCTGCCTGATCAAAAGCCCGGTGGGCATGCCGGGCCGCGCGCTGAATTCTCCGCTGATTCAGCGTCTGCGCAGGGAGCTGCGTATTCCGGTAGAGAAATGTACTGACTGCCTGCACCCTTGCAACCCCGCCACAACGCCGTACTGCATCACCAAAGCGCTGTCGGAGGCCGTGCGTGGCAACTGGGAGGAAGGCTTATTCTTCTGCGGCAGCAATGCCTGGCGGCTGGATCGCATCCTGCCGGTACAGAAGCTGCTGGAAGAACTGAAACAAGGATGGAGGGAATTCCAATGA
- the fabZ gene encoding 3-hydroxyacyl-ACP dehydratase FabZ — MQLDSNQIQEILPHRYPFLLVDKIVDGEPGAWAKGIKCVTVNEPFFCGHFPQKHVMPGVLIIEALAQVGAVAILSVEENRGKIGFMGGIKNARFRQQVVPGDVLELTCELTRQRGPVGFGTATATVNGKVAASAELTFAIGD; from the coding sequence ATGCAGCTCGATTCCAATCAGATTCAGGAAATTCTACCCCACCGCTACCCGTTTCTGCTGGTGGATAAAATTGTGGACGGCGAGCCCGGGGCATGGGCCAAGGGGATCAAATGCGTTACCGTAAATGAGCCGTTTTTCTGCGGACATTTTCCGCAGAAGCATGTGATGCCCGGCGTTCTGATCATTGAGGCGCTGGCCCAGGTAGGTGCGGTCGCAATTTTGTCCGTAGAAGAAAACCGAGGAAAAATCGGGTTTATGGGCGGCATTAAAAACGCCCGATTCAGGCAACAGGTGGTGCCCGGCGACGTGCTGGAGCTGACCTGTGAGCTTACCCGCCAGCGCGGGCCGGTTGGCTTTGGAACCGCAACGGCCACTGTAAACGGTAAGGTGGCCGCTTCCGCTGAGCTAACCTTTGCCATTGGGGACTGA
- a CDS encoding MarR family winged helix-turn-helix transcriptional regulator encodes MLEQAFSDVYTKFKLQFYRKVFSRFESREASLTTVETYCIEIIHALEHPTVNEFASFAQISPPNAAYKVTNLIQKGYLKKIRSKMDKREYFLEVTPKYFEYYNLNHGYILTVIERIQDRFTPQEVSLLEHILTVMYDELMPEVPLPRRNEE; translated from the coding sequence ATGCTGGAACAAGCTTTTTCAGACGTATATACGAAATTTAAGCTACAATTTTATCGAAAGGTGTTTTCCCGGTTCGAAAGCCGCGAAGCAAGCCTGACCACAGTGGAAACCTACTGCATTGAAATTATTCATGCGCTGGAGCACCCAACGGTCAATGAATTTGCCTCCTTTGCTCAAATTTCACCCCCAAACGCGGCTTATAAGGTAACGAACCTGATTCAAAAGGGCTACCTAAAAAAAATACGCTCCAAAATGGATAAACGGGAGTATTTTTTAGAGGTCACCCCAAAATATTTTGAATATTACAACCTGAATCACGGCTATATTCTGACCGTGATCGAACGGATTCAGGATCGTTTTACGCCGCAGGAAGTTTCTTTACTGGAACACATTCTGACTGTGATGTATGATGAGCTGATGCCGGAGGTTCCCCTCCCCCGCAGAAACGAAGAATAA
- a CDS encoding acyl carrier protein, producing MIFEKIRDLIVSRTTLSESVVTMQASLKDDLGLDSFDLAELGMELEDTFSVTISDDELVGFHTVSDIVTFMKNYTN from the coding sequence ATGATTTTTGAAAAAATCAGGGATTTAATCGTGAGCAGAACCACCCTCAGTGAAAGCGTTGTAACCATGCAGGCCAGCCTGAAGGATGACCTGGGCCTGGATTCGTTCGATCTTGCGGAGCTGGGGATGGAATTGGAAGATACCTTTTCCGTCACCATATCAGACGATGAACTCGTCGGCTTTCATACTGTAAGCGATATTGTTACATTTATGAAAAACTACACAAACTAA
- the fabF gene encoding beta-ketoacyl-ACP synthase II: MTERRVVITGLGAVTPIGLNADETWYSAKAGVCGIAPITLYDTSNQKVKIAGEVKNFQPEQYIDKREVRKLDRFTQLAIAAADQAFADSGLSMEQENPYRCTISVSSGIGGLGTIATEHARGEQKGFDRVSPYFIPMSIANMGAAHIAIRSGFRGMVTCPVTACAGGTNAVGDVFHLIRSGSADVAMCGGAESSITPLGIGGFTSMKALAESNDPGRASIPFDKERSGFVMGEGAGILVLESLEHAQARGAKIYGEVVGYGATCDAYHITAPDPDGEGAKECMRQAIADAGIQPEEIDYINAHGTSTPLNDKSETGAVKAVFGSHAHKLMISSTKSMTGHLLGASGAVEAILTVLALKEGFVPPTINYQVPDEECDLDVVPNTGRKADLRYALSNSLGFGGHNASLIFKRWEEE, encoded by the coding sequence ATGACAGAACGACGCGTTGTCATTACAGGGCTGGGGGCGGTTACCCCCATCGGCCTGAATGCAGACGAAACCTGGTACTCCGCTAAGGCCGGAGTATGCGGTATTGCGCCAATCACTCTGTACGATACATCCAATCAAAAAGTCAAAATTGCCGGCGAGGTGAAAAACTTTCAGCCGGAGCAGTATATCGACAAACGGGAAGTCAGAAAGCTGGATCGCTTTACCCAGCTGGCAATTGCTGCGGCCGATCAGGCCTTTGCGGACAGCGGACTTTCGATGGAACAGGAAAATCCCTATCGCTGCACCATTTCCGTATCCAGCGGAATCGGCGGGCTCGGTACCATTGCAACAGAGCATGCACGCGGCGAGCAAAAGGGGTTTGACCGCGTTTCGCCGTACTTTATTCCCATGTCTATCGCCAATATGGGTGCTGCACATATTGCCATCCGTTCGGGCTTTCGCGGCATGGTGACCTGCCCGGTCACAGCGTGCGCAGGCGGCACCAACGCTGTTGGTGATGTGTTCCACCTGATTCGCAGCGGGTCTGCAGACGTTGCCATGTGCGGCGGTGCGGAATCCTCTATCACCCCGCTGGGCATCGGCGGATTTACCTCGATGAAGGCGCTGGCGGAATCCAATGATCCGGGCCGTGCTTCGATCCCCTTTGACAAAGAGCGGTCTGGCTTTGTGATGGGCGAGGGCGCGGGGATTCTTGTACTGGAAAGTCTGGAGCACGCACAGGCGCGCGGCGCAAAAATTTACGGAGAGGTAGTCGGCTACGGCGCAACCTGCGACGCTTACCACATTACCGCGCCCGACCCCGACGGCGAAGGCGCTAAGGAGTGCATGCGGCAGGCCATTGCCGACGCAGGCATTCAGCCGGAAGAGATCGACTATATTAACGCACACGGCACCTCTACCCCACTGAACGACAAAAGCGAAACGGGAGCTGTCAAGGCGGTATTTGGCAGCCATGCACACAAGCTGATGATCAGCTCCACCAAATCGATGACAGGCCACCTGTTGGGAGCCAGCGGAGCGGTGGAAGCGATTTTGACCGTTCTTGCACTGAAGGAGGGCTTTGTCCCCCCCACCATCAACTATCAGGTACCGGATGAAGAGTGCGATTTGGACGTTGTGCCTAACACAGGCCGTAAAGCTGATCTGCGCTATGCACTCTCGAACTCTCTGGGATTCGGCGGCCATAACGCCAGCCTAATTTTCAAACGTTGGGAGGAAGAATAA
- the accD gene encoding acetyl-CoA carboxylase, carboxyltransferase subunit beta: MLRLPTQKGRKESSEKEVSGFTTCTGCKKEISRAHLAERQMVCPQCGHHLPISAQERLSLLADPGSLQILDLPVCPENPLDFPGYPEKLEENRQKTGLPEAAMFASLEIDRQPAVVAVLDSRFFMGSMGVQVGEIVTSAVEYAREEQLPLIIFSASGGARMQEGILSLMQMAKTSAALARFAKEGGLYISYLTHPTTGGVSASFAGLGDITLAEPGALIGFAGPRVIEQTIRQKLPEGFQRAEFQEEHGFVDRIVPRGEMKSTLGFLLRIHQKGGMPA, translated from the coding sequence ATGCTTCGCCTGCCTACCCAAAAGGGCCGGAAGGAATCGAGTGAAAAAGAAGTTTCTGGCTTTACGACCTGCACCGGCTGCAAAAAAGAAATCTCGCGGGCGCATTTAGCAGAACGGCAGATGGTCTGCCCTCAGTGCGGGCATCATCTTCCAATCTCCGCACAGGAACGCCTAAGCCTGCTTGCAGACCCGGGAAGCCTACAGATTCTCGATCTGCCCGTCTGCCCGGAAAACCCTCTGGATTTCCCCGGGTACCCGGAGAAGCTGGAAGAAAACCGGCAAAAAACGGGGCTGCCTGAGGCAGCCATGTTTGCGTCACTGGAAATTGACCGCCAGCCCGCTGTTGTGGCGGTGCTGGACAGCCGCTTTTTTATGGGCAGCATGGGTGTTCAGGTGGGCGAAATCGTCACTAGCGCCGTGGAATATGCCCGCGAGGAGCAGCTTCCCCTGATTATCTTCAGTGCCAGTGGCGGAGCGAGAATGCAGGAAGGCATTCTTTCTTTGATGCAGATGGCAAAAACCAGCGCGGCTCTGGCCCGCTTTGCAAAGGAAGGGGGCCTGTACATTTCATACTTGACACACCCGACAACCGGAGGAGTCAGCGCAAGCTTCGCGGGCCTCGGTGACATCACCCTCGCGGAGCCCGGCGCTCTGATCGGGTTTGCCGGCCCCCGCGTAATTGAGCAAACCATCCGCCAGAAGCTGCCGGAGGGCTTTCAGCGCGCAGAATTTCAGGAGGAGCACGGTTTTGTAGACCGCATTGTGCCTCGCGGAGAAATGAAGTCTACCCTGGGCTTTCTCCTGCGGATTCATCAAAAAGGAGGGATGCCCGCATGA
- a CDS encoding beta-ketoacyl-ACP synthase III, with protein sequence MTGIHILGTGRCVPEKVVTNDDISKLTDTNDEWISTRTGIRQRHFVQGESNADLATAAAMKAMERAGVRPEEIGACVVATFTPDHMSPSVATQVQCRLSLPEDCPSFDISVGCTGFLYGLTVVRGLLLQSGYSRALLIGSEVISKVLDFDDRSTCVLFGDGAGAAVIELSEDHSFTSVLGCRGDDTMLGCTNASGAESHRIFMNGSDVFRFAVETVPHCIEETLQKAQLSADQIDYFVCHQANQRIISSVIRKTHLPEEKFYMNVQNYGNTSAASIPIALDEMAEQGLLSPGTRTLCVGFGAGLTWGGAVLEW encoded by the coding sequence ATGACCGGAATTCATATTTTAGGAACCGGGCGTTGTGTTCCGGAAAAAGTCGTTACAAATGACGACATCAGCAAGCTGACAGATACAAACGACGAGTGGATCTCCACCCGCACCGGAATCCGTCAAAGGCATTTTGTGCAAGGAGAAAGCAATGCGGATCTGGCAACTGCCGCCGCTATGAAGGCGATGGAGCGTGCCGGTGTTCGGCCGGAGGAAATCGGTGCCTGCGTGGTTGCCACCTTTACACCCGATCACATGTCCCCCTCTGTGGCCACACAGGTGCAATGCCGCCTTTCTTTGCCCGAGGACTGCCCTTCCTTCGACATCAGCGTGGGCTGCACCGGCTTTTTGTACGGCCTTACCGTCGTTCGGGGACTCCTGCTGCAAAGCGGCTACTCCCGCGCGCTGCTGATCGGCAGCGAGGTCATTTCCAAAGTGCTGGATTTTGATGATCGGAGCACCTGCGTTTTGTTTGGCGACGGCGCGGGCGCAGCGGTGATCGAGCTTTCAGAGGATCACTCCTTTACCAGTGTGCTTGGCTGCCGCGGCGATGACACGATGCTGGGCTGCACCAACGCATCGGGAGCGGAAAGCCACCGCATTTTCATGAACGGGAGCGACGTATTCCGCTTTGCGGTAGAAACGGTTCCCCACTGTATTGAAGAAACCTTGCAGAAGGCACAGCTTTCCGCTGACCAAATAGATTATTTTGTCTGCCATCAGGCAAATCAGCGCATCATTTCCAGTGTGATCCGAAAAACACATCTTCCCGAAGAAAAATTCTATATGAACGTACAGAACTACGGCAACACCTCTGCCGCAAGTATCCCCATCGCTCTGGATGAAATGGCAGAGCAGGGACTGCTTTCGCCCGGCACCCGGACACTTTGTGTCGGGTTCGGGGCGGGGCTGACTTGGGGCGGAGCAGTTCTGGAATGGTAA
- a CDS encoding acetyl-CoA carboxylase carboxyltransferase subunit alpha, with product MIKEIELQLDQLDQELSSLREKSKIPQLRIWQLEGERKKLLGAYPALAPADKVYLARRPKRPGIRDYTAALFQDFFELRGDRLNKDDKSILGGVAFYHGIPVTVIGHCKGKNLNENLYYNFGMPGPEGYRKSLRLMKQAEKFGRPIITFIDTPGAFPGLEAETNGQSEAIARNLAAMSQLSVPVIAVVTGEGGSGGALALGVANRLLMLENSVYSVLSPEGFASILWKDSTRSAEASGMMKLTAQDLLRFGVADEIVPEPRGGAHRSPDAVYTALDEALLRNLNELLPLSGEQLANQRYNKFRKIGTAKEAL from the coding sequence ATGATCAAAGAGATAGAGCTTCAGCTGGATCAGCTGGATCAGGAGCTTTCTTCCCTACGGGAGAAATCTAAAATTCCCCAGCTGCGCATTTGGCAGCTGGAGGGCGAACGCAAAAAGCTGCTCGGAGCCTACCCTGCGCTTGCCCCGGCCGACAAGGTTTATCTGGCACGACGGCCAAAGCGTCCCGGCATCCGCGATTACACTGCGGCGCTGTTTCAGGATTTCTTTGAGCTGAGGGGTGACCGCCTGAACAAAGACGATAAGAGCATTCTGGGTGGCGTGGCGTTTTATCATGGGATTCCCGTAACGGTGATCGGCCACTGCAAGGGAAAAAACCTGAACGAAAACCTGTACTATAATTTTGGGATGCCCGGCCCCGAGGGATACCGCAAATCTCTGCGCCTAATGAAGCAGGCGGAGAAATTCGGGCGCCCAATTATTACCTTTATTGATACTCCCGGAGCATTTCCGGGTTTGGAAGCGGAAACAAACGGCCAAAGCGAAGCGATTGCGCGCAATCTGGCCGCAATGAGCCAGCTTTCAGTTCCTGTGATTGCCGTCGTCACGGGAGAAGGCGGCAGCGGCGGCGCTTTGGCGCTCGGCGTGGCAAACCGCCTGCTGATGCTGGAAAACTCCGTATACTCCGTCCTTTCACCGGAAGGCTTTGCCTCCATTTTGTGGAAGGATTCTACACGCAGTGCCGAGGCCAGCGGCATGATGAAGCTGACCGCTCAGGATCTGCTGCGCTTCGGCGTGGCGGATGAGATCGTACCAGAGCCGCGCGGCGGCGCCCACCGGTCCCCAGACGCAGTTTACACTGCTCTGGACGAGGCTTTGCTGCGAAATCTGAACGAGCTTCTGCCGCTCAGCGGAGAACAGTTGGCCAATCAACGATATAACAAATTTAGAAAAATTGGCACGGCAAAGGAGGCCCTATGA
- a CDS encoding type 2 periplasmic-binding domain-containing protein — protein sequence MQRVRIGCHDNTLAVIHARWIIQEIKRVDSSCQPDMIPIAAAEEQVLELPEETACGEEAQAGELERALLESRIDLAIYDLKELPQQLMPGLSVAAYSARSDVRNTLVLPKGMEAPDMGRPIGVSGAHCRMQAGVLYPRFDIAPIRGDVPSRLKRLDCGDYSALILPCDTLSRLGIRNRSSRIFTQQEIVPAAGQGILAIVSREGEVHCYLSAVDDFLSRCCAKAERTFISLFPDTCHNSTAAFAQVQDEEIQMIGFYSDGERSCKRQLTGPLGEARKLGERLAEEVKQWYQNG from the coding sequence ATGCAAAGAGTACGAATTGGCTGCCATGACAATACGCTTGCGGTAATTCATGCACGGTGGATTATTCAGGAAATAAAGAGAGTGGATTCCTCATGCCAGCCAGACATGATACCGATTGCTGCGGCAGAGGAACAGGTGCTGGAACTGCCGGAAGAAACAGCCTGCGGCGAGGAAGCACAGGCTGGAGAACTGGAGCGGGCGCTGCTGGAGAGCAGAATCGATTTGGCAATCTATGATCTGAAGGAGCTTCCGCAGCAGCTCATGCCTGGGCTTTCAGTTGCAGCGTATTCCGCGCGGTCGGATGTAAGGAATACGCTGGTTCTGCCCAAAGGGATGGAAGCCCCAGATATGGGAAGGCCGATCGGTGTATCGGGAGCTCATTGCCGTATGCAGGCCGGGGTATTGTATCCCCGTTTTGATATCGCTCCAATCCGAGGGGATGTTCCAAGCAGGCTTAAGCGTCTGGATTGTGGAGATTATTCTGCGCTGATTCTGCCCTGTGATACGCTTTCCCGTTTGGGAATCCGCAATCGCAGCAGTCGGATTTTTACGCAACAGGAAATTGTTCCGGCGGCGGGGCAGGGAATTCTTGCAATTGTGTCCAGAGAGGGTGAGGTTCACTGCTACCTTTCGGCGGTAGATGATTTTCTCAGCCGGTGCTGTGCAAAGGCGGAGCGTACATTTATTAGTCTGTTTCCGGATACCTGTCATAACTCAACCGCCGCGTTTGCGCAAGTGCAAGACGAAGAAATTCAGATGATCGGCTTTTACAGCGACGGGGAGCGCAGCTGCAAGCGGCAGCTGACCGGCCCACTGGGAGAGGCGAGAAAGCTAGGGGAACGCCTGGCGGAAGAAGTAAAACAATGGTATCAAAATGGGTAA